A single window of Sebastes umbrosus isolate fSebUmb1 chromosome 16, fSebUmb1.pri, whole genome shotgun sequence DNA harbors:
- the lamtor3 gene encoding ragulator complex protein LAMTOR3, with product MADDLKRYLYKQLQSVEGLHAIVVTDRDGVPVIKVANDNAPVHALRPGFLSTFALATDQGSKLGLSKNKSIICYYNTYQIVQFNRLPLVISFIASSNANTGLIMSLEKELAPLIEELRQVVEVT from the exons ATGGCTGAT GATTTGAAGAGATACCTGTACAAACAGTTGCAAAG TGTTGAAGGTCTTCATGCTATCGTCGTGACAGACAGGGACGGTGTCCCAGTTATCAAAG TTGCCAATGACAATGCCCCAGTCCACGCTCTGAGACCTGGCTTCTTGTCCACCTTCGCTCTGGCCACTGATCAGGGCAGTAAGCTGGGCCTCTCCAAGAACAAGAGTATCATCTGCTACTACAACACCTACCAG ATTGTGCAGTTCAATCGGTTACCACTGGTCATCAGTTTCATTGCCAGCAGCAACGCCAACACAG GTCTTATCATGAGTCTGGAGAAGGAGTTGGCTCCACTAATAGAGGAGCTGAGGCAGGTAGTGGAGGTGACATAA
- the zgc:123321 gene encoding protein YIPF7, with protein sequence MGDFQQFEQDFYHTGYYIDDQGHTVAYDDTYDSTSPAYYDSGAQAFASSALDPSVEQQHAGQFYQPAMLSGDDEEEEPTLLEELGISFDHIWQKTLTVLNPFKPADGSIMNETDLTGPILFCVALGVTLIMAGKAHFGYVYGISAAACIGMYILLSLMSSLAVSYGCVASVLGYCLLPMVALSAVAVFYSLQGIPGTLLALLGICWCSLSASKIFISTLAMEGQQLLVAYPCALLYGLFALLTVF encoded by the exons ATGGGGGactttcagcaatttgagcagGACTTCTACCATACAGGATATTACATAGACGACCAGGGTCACACCGTGGCCTACGACGACACCTATGATTCCACCAGCCCTGCTTATTACGACAG TGGAGCACAGGCTTTTGCGTCGAGTGCTCTGGATCCTTCCGTGGAGCAGCAGCACGCTGGACAGTTCTACCAACCTGCGATGCTTTCTGgggatgatgaagaagaagaacctACTCTTCTTGAGG AACTCGGCATCAGTTTCGATCACATCTGGCAGAAGACGCTGACGGTGTTGAACCCTTTCAAGCCTGCTGACGGCAGCATTATGAATGAGACTGATCTGACAGGTCCTATCCTCTTCTGCGTTGCTCTGGGGGTCACTTTAATCATG GCAGGTAAAGCTCACTTTGGTTATGTGTATGGGATCAGTGCTGCAGCCTGTATTGGGATGTACATTCTGCTGAGTCTGATGAGTTCCCTGGCAGTGTCTTATGGCTGTGTGGCCAGCGTCCTGGGCTACTGCCTCCTGCCCATGGTGGCCCTCTCTGCAGTCGCTGTCTTCTACTCTTTGCA AGGCATCCCGGGTACACTTCTGGCCTTGTTAGGAATCTGTTGGTGTAGTCTCTCTGCCTCCAAGATCTTCATCTCCACCCTGGCTATGGAAGGCCAGCAGCTATTGGTGGCTTACCCATGTGCCCTGCTCTATGGACTCTTTGCACTGCTCACTGTATTCTAA
- the LOC119504389 gene encoding dual adapter for phosphotyrosine and 3-phosphotyrosine and 3-phosphoinositide-like yields the protein MSFYSDVSTDELVTLGWYHYDLSRHAAEALLLSNGTDGSYLLRNSNEGPGCFALSVRAKDSVKHFHVTRKDNGYVFGFNEFATLHDFVNHFANQPLLGSDTGTLIVLKCPYPWRVEEPSIYESVRVHTAIQTGRTENDLVPKATSLGTKEGYLVKQGAIVKNWKQRWFTLNRYDLKYFKDKACEGPIRTLDLRACSAVQFDYSQDRVNCFCLVFPERTFYLCAKAGVEADEWIKILRWKLSQISKGR from the exons ATGAGTTTCTACAGTGATGTGTCCACGGACGAGCTGGTGACTTTGGG GTGGTACCACTATGACCTGTCCCGCCATGCTGCAGAGGCCCTTCTCTTGTCTAATGGGACTGATGGAAGTTATCTCCTGAGAAACAGTAATGAGGGACCAGGCTGCTTCGCCCTGTCTGTCAG GGCAAAGGATTCTGTCAAGCATTTTCACGTGACACGCAAAGACAACGGCTATGTGTTTGGGTTTAATGAGTTTGCAACCCTTCATGACTTTGTCAACCACTTCGCTAACCAGCCTCTCCTGGGCAGTGACACAG GAACCCTCATCGTGCTGAAGTGTCCGTATCCGTGGCGTGTGGAGGAGCCATCCATCTATGAGTCTGTACGAGTTCACACAGCCATACAGACAGGCCGCACGGAAAATGATCTGGTGCCCAAAGCCACATCG CTGGGCACAAAGGAAGGCTATCTGGTGAAACAAGGAGCAATTGTGAAG AACTGGAAACAGAGGTGGTTCACACTCAACAGATATGATCTCAAATACTTCAAAGACAAAGCG TGTGAGGGGCCCATTCGAACCCTGGATCTGAGAGCCTGCTCCGCAGTCCAGTTTGACTACTCTCAGGACAGAGTAAACTGTTTCTG CCTGGTGTTTCCTGAGAGGACATTTTATCTTTGTGCAAAGGCGGGAGTGGAGGCGGATGAGTGGATCAAGATCCTGAGGTGGAAACTG TCACAGATAAGCAAAGGTCGATGA